A genome region from Anastrepha obliqua isolate idAnaObli1 chromosome 4, idAnaObli1_1.0, whole genome shotgun sequence includes the following:
- the LOC129245394 gene encoding uncharacterized protein LOC129245394, producing the protein MQNNPFRQKPGFRGNHKEHPSGGNWKKGSSNRARDKKGEEWGVKKFTPVIRTQAATPWSAFKNEIMQKQQEERNAAKTLNMESEEAKQFLKKREENFRRIQIAESKNEDVKWEDFSDDLDFNAQNTGKHDNPAPSTKKKCQTKTKKTSKADKPAKFIPLVDKSLLKNFDSKKLSFRQNNSIRKAITKTTFLARGATLESVVEDLKRRGITRKKPARK; encoded by the coding sequence atgCAGAACAATCCTTTTAGGCAGAAACCTGGATTTCGTGGTAATCACAAGGAGCACCCATCTGGAGGGAACTGGAAAAAAGGCAGCTCGAATCGTGCACGTGATAAAAAGGGAGAAGAATGGGGTGTAAAGAAATTTACTCCCGTCATCCGCACTCAAGCGGCAACACCTTGGTCGGccttcaaaaacgaaataatgCAGAAACAGCAGGAGGAAAGGAATGCGGCGAAGACTCTCAACATGGAAAGTGAAGAAGCTAAGCAATTTTTAAAGAAGAGGGAGGAGAATTTTCGACGAATACAAATAGCTGAATCCAAGAACGAAGATGTAAAGTGGGAGGACTTCAGTGATGATTTAGATTTTAATGCACAAAACACCGGAAAACATGATAATCCAGCACCAAGCACCAAGAAAAAgtgtcaaacaaaaacaaagaaaacgagtaaaGCCGATAAACCGGCGAAATTCATTCCTCTAGTAGATAAaagtttgcttaaaaatttcGACAGCAAAAAGCTTTCTTTTCGACAGAATAACAGCATCCGCAAAGCAATTACAAAAACTACTTTCTTAGCTCGAGGAGCTACGCTTGAATCAGTAGTCGAAGACCTGAAAAGAAGAGGAATTACACGGAAAAAGCCAGCAAGAAAGTAG
- the LOC129244605 gene encoding NADH dehydrogenase [ubiquinone] 1 alpha subcomplex subunit 8 produces MVITNDITLPTDEELTVQELNLSTSSLKAGAFHLGKQCENQNNEFMLCRQELDDPRACINEGKAVTSCALDFFRKVKKTCHEEFLQYATCLDKSSGNMAFGHCRKTQGVFDKCISDNLGIERPDYGYFTRAKIHSTTREAPPKPEKKVYPDATPGLPDDYPRPPAKYGARFHWLE; encoded by the exons ATGGTTATTACTAATGATATCACTTTGCCTACGGATGAAGAGCTGACGGTGCAGGAGTTGAATTTGTCGACTTCATCACTCAAAGCTGGTGCATTCCATTTGGGAAAGCAGTGCGAAAATCAGAATAAT GAGTTTATGTTGTGTCGGCAAGAGCTAGATGATCCGCGGGCATGCATAAATGAAGGAAAAGCCGTAACAAGCTGTGCTTTGGATTTCTTCCGGAAAGTGAAAAAGACGTGCCACGAAGAATTCTTGCAATATGCTACTTGTTTGGATAAAAGTAGTGGTAATATGGCGTTTGGACA TTGCCGAAAAACTCAAGGCGTGTTTGACAAATGTATATCTGATAATTTAGGTATTGAGCGCCCAGACTACGGGTATTTCACTCGAGCAAAG attCATTCAACCACTCGCGAGGCACCTCCTAAACCCGAAAAGAAAGTATACCCCGACGCTACACCTGGTCTACCGGATGATTACCCCAGGCCACCAGCCAAGTATGGAGCTCGTTTCCACTGGCTGGAATAA